Proteins from a genomic interval of Williamwhitmania taraxaci:
- a CDS encoding cysteine peptidase family C39 domain-containing protein, protein MSFPHYNQPDAMDCGPTCLRMVARHYGKRFTIQTLRERSNISRLGVSMLGISRAAETIGFRTLGVKIPFEKLANEAPLPAIVHWNQSHFVVVYKITGRKGFETIHVADPAGGLVTFSRVEFMRCWASTGSNEEPQGTALLLEPCG, encoded by the coding sequence ATGTCCTTTCCCCACTATAACCAACCCGATGCCATGGACTGCGGCCCCACCTGCCTTCGGATGGTGGCACGGCACTATGGTAAGCGCTTTACCATTCAAACGCTGCGCGAGCGGAGTAATATCTCGCGGCTCGGCGTTAGCATGCTGGGCATTTCGCGGGCAGCGGAAACCATTGGCTTTCGCACGCTGGGGGTGAAGATTCCGTTCGAGAAGTTGGCCAACGAGGCCCCGCTACCAGCCATTGTGCACTGGAACCAAAGCCACTTTGTGGTGGTGTATAAGATTACCGGGCGGAAGGGATTCGAAACCATTCACGTGGCCGATCCGGCTGGTGGTCTGGTAACCTTTAGCCGTGTGGAGTTTATGCGCTGCTGGGCCTCCACGGGAAGCAACGAGGAGCCGCAGGGTACTGCGCTGCTGCTGGAGCCATGTGGTTAA